Part of the Psychromonas sp. psych-6C06 genome, GGAGTTGGGTGTAGCCAATGACCAAAAAGTATTGATTGCTCAGAATTAATAAAAGAAGGGGTCTGCAGTGACGGATCTTCAAAGCGTGCCGCAATATAATCTTGCATCACTTGATGGCTTTCTAGCGTGCGTGCCAGTAGCTCCATTTTATTTTGGTTCAGTGATTCACTGCAATGAACGTCATCTGCATGGTAAATGTTGTTAATTAATAACAAAATAGTGGAAAGATGATCAATCGCTTGCCATTGCCAATGGTTATTCTTTTTCTGGTAGACATCACTAACAACATGGCGACCAACGAGTGAATAATAGGTCAGCCCTATTGCTAAGGAAGTCTCCACATTGTTTAGTTGTAACTCTAAAACGTAAAACGTATCAGGACTAAAAGATAAGCTTGTTTTTTGTTGCCAGTCACTATTGATATGCAATACGCCCGCATCAATTTCTCTTAAGTAACAATTTATAAATGATTGAAATGAAGCATTATTTGCTATTTTTTCAGCAACTACAGTCATTTTATCTTCCCTGTTTTATTAAATAATATTGGCAGGCATACTAATGATAATCATTATCACTTTCAAAAGGTTTTACAATTGTTACTTTATTTCTGCTGGCGAATAAGCAAAGGCAGGCTTTTCCGGATAAATATCTATTATAGAAGGGGATTTAGAGGAAAATTTCCCCTTTGAAAACAGTGAAAATATGCTTCAAAGGGGGAGGTGAATTAGGTAACTTTCGGCCAATGACGATAGCAAAACCAAAGTGCAATTAGAAAAGCCAGCCACTCTGCAATGGGCAATGCAATTAAGAAAAGAAATGCAGAGTCGTGTTGTTCAAATAACAAATAGCAGATGAGCAAAAGCGTTATCGGTAGTATTAACCCCCTTAATAAAGCGATGATCGTAGAAGGGGCCGGCTGATGAATCGCGGTTAAATAACAGCTTAAGATAATATTTAACCCATTCACTAAAAATAAAGGCCAAATTAAAAGAATAAGTTGTGAGGTCATCACTGCAACATTGTCAGCATCATGATTTAAAAACCATGATATAGCGGTTTGTTGCCAAATTAGAATCAGCAAAATAATCAATACACCGAGTGCCAATGTAGTACTAATAGCGGTAAGTAAAAATTGGCGCATTCGCAGTATGTTTTTAGCTCCAAAATTTTGGCTAACCAATAGATGCAACGCATCAGCAATACCGTAACTCAGCATCACACTCAGGAAAATAAAGTAATTAACGACGGTAAAAGCAGCTACGCCATCAATGCCTAAGCGAGAAATCAGTAATATGTTAAGTAATAAAAATAGCAAGCCAACGGAGGCTTCGTTAACAAACTCTGAAATACCGTTATAGGCGGAACGAAGAAACATATGCCAATCACGTTTTTCTAGTGCGAATATCAAGGTCTTTCTGGGGCTGATAAAATATCGCGCTAAGATTAAAAATTGTATTAATTGCGCGATAGCAGTGGCATAGGCTGCGCCAACCAAGCCTAAGTCTAAGCCTAAAATAAACCACGCATCCAAGACAATATTTACCACTGCACCGCTTACTAAGGCGGTTGTCGCTAATTTAAGATGGTCGTCGGCGCGAACAAAATAATACAGCACCATGGTAAGTAACTGGAGAATAAATACCCATCGAATAACTGAAAAATAGCTCTGAACTAAATCGACCATTGACTCTGGAACATTCAGTAAGCTGAAAAGTTGTGTTTCGAAAATCAGACTTAATAATGAAAAAAACAGGGTGATCAGCACTACGGCGATCAATGATTGACTAAAGATCTTTGAAGCGGAAGGTGTATCCTGTTCGCCAATAAACTTTCCTGCACTTACCGCGCCTCCGATCGCAATCATCAAAGCCACAGATATCATCAGCGTAAAGTAGGGCATTAATAGTGTAATCGCGGCTAGCGCATTAGCACCGACTGCATTACCGACAAAAATACCATCAACTAAACTTGCTGTTGTAATGGCAACGAGGCCAATAATAGAGGGCAGTACATAATAAAAAAAGGTACTAACTATACGTCCTGTTAATACAGGGCTAGTGCTTTGCATACAAAAATATCCTAATAGAACAACCGCTATTTTGAGCGAACTCAAAAGGGAAGTGTGAATAATATTGGCTGACTGTTAGCCCTGCTGGGTAGGTAACTCCCCTGTGGGTTTAGTCATAAAATGTGTTTAATGGGCGAGTTAACGTGAGTCTTTACATTTTAAGTAACCTGTATTTTTATAAATAGAAGAGGATAAAAAATACAGGTTTTATTTTTTATCCATAAAAATCAGATAGTAACGATACGCTTTATTTTTATGTTCTCCCAAAACTGGCGCCATGATATAAATATAAAAAATATATTGCAAACGATATTGATTCTTATTATTGTTAATAGAAGAGAAAATATTAAAGGATTGTACTGTGTCAAATAGCAAGGTGCTTATCATTGATGATGACGCCAAATTCAGTGAAAAATTATCTGCTGTATTACAAGATAACGGTTTTGATGTTGAGCAAAGTTATTCTAGTGAAGAGGGATTAATCGAAGCAAAAATGTCGCATTTTCAATTGATTATGGTGGCGACCATCTTACCTGCGTTAGATGGTTTTTTTGTATTAGAAAAGTTACGTAAACAAAGCGATATCCCGGTTATTATGCTGTGTAATCGAGATTGTGAGCAGTTGCGCCTTGAGGGCTACAGAAAGGGAGCAGATGATTATTTAGTTAAATCATTTAGTTTCACTGAGATAATGGTACGTATTCAAACTTTATTGAGACGTACTTTAGGTGTCCCTTTTAGTCAATCTGAGAAGCTAGAGTGCAACGGGTTAATGCTTCAAAAACGCGAGCAATTAG contains:
- a CDS encoding response regulator transcription factor, which encodes MSNSKVLIIDDDAKFSEKLSAVLQDNGFDVEQSYSSEEGLIEAKMSHFQLIMVATILPALDGFFVLEKLRKQSDIPVIMLCNRDCEQLRLEGYRKGADDYLVKSFSFTEIMVRIQTLLRRTLGVPFSQSEKLECNGLMLQKREQLVCYDNKNIILTPIEFRLLWTLVDSRKQVLSKPYLYQIVLDRPFKPFDRTLDMHLSRIRKKLVEIGMNGDCLRTIHGKGYRFS
- a CDS encoding MATE family efflux transporter translates to MQSTSPVLTGRIVSTFFYYVLPSIIGLVAITTASLVDGIFVGNAVGANALAAITLLMPYFTLMISVALMIAIGGAVSAGKFIGEQDTPSASKIFSQSLIAVVLITLFFSLLSLIFETQLFSLLNVPESMVDLVQSYFSVIRWVFILQLLTMVLYYFVRADDHLKLATTALVSGAVVNIVLDAWFILGLDLGLVGAAYATAIAQLIQFLILARYFISPRKTLIFALEKRDWHMFLRSAYNGISEFVNEASVGLLFLLLNILLISRLGIDGVAAFTVVNYFIFLSVMLSYGIADALHLLVSQNFGAKNILRMRQFLLTAISTTLALGVLIILLILIWQQTAISWFLNHDADNVAVMTSQLILLIWPLFLVNGLNIILSCYLTAIHQPAPSTIIALLRGLILPITLLLICYLLFEQHDSAFLFLIALPIAEWLAFLIALWFCYRHWPKVT